The Desmonostoc muscorum LEGE 12446 genome includes a region encoding these proteins:
- a CDS encoding pentapeptide repeat-containing protein, whose product MNKPNSQKLTQWLVTALFVVVVATFSLFDQPSAKAQTITPSEPALESAPVISPAASPILAPTPVISPVAPPVESVAANVRRLLATKECVGCNLTGAVLKDANLQAANLEGANLQKADFERANLQQTNLQGANLQGADLGKANIAGANLVGANLFDADLEKASFLGANLQAANLQNADLERTNLTNANIQGANLMGADLQDAIRPEGFIAQ is encoded by the coding sequence ATGAATAAACCAAATTCCCAAAAATTAACCCAATGGCTCGTAACTGCCCTATTTGTAGTAGTTGTAGCAACATTTTCACTGTTCGATCAGCCCAGTGCTAAAGCTCAAACAATAACACCATCGGAACCGGCTTTAGAATCAGCCCCAGTAATATCTCCGGCTGCATCGCCAATATTGGCACCAACTCCAGTAATATCTCCAGTTGCACCCCCAGTAGAATCTGTAGCAGCAAACGTTAGACGTTTACTAGCAACCAAAGAATGTGTCGGCTGTAACTTGACTGGCGCAGTTCTCAAGGATGCAAACCTGCAAGCCGCAAACTTGGAAGGTGCAAACTTACAAAAAGCAGATTTTGAAAGAGCGAACTTGCAGCAAACAAACTTACAAGGAGCAAACTTGCAAGGAGCAGATTTAGGCAAAGCAAACATCGCAGGTGCAAACTTGGTGGGAGCAAACCTATTTGATGCAGATCTAGAAAAGGCTAGCTTCCTGGGAGCAAACCTACAAGCAGCAAACTTGCAAAACGCAGATTTGGAAAGAACAAATCTCACAAATGCAAACATCCAAGGAGCAAACTTGATGGGAGCTGATTTACAAGACGCCATCAGACCCGAAGGATTTATAGCTCAGTAG
- a CDS encoding CHAT domain-containing protein has translation MGSIEFKGAVGGITPFNNLQINTDNTKLASNITANGNINFNSPVTLTGSNIVVNTSSGSGNINFNNTVNGAGNLSLIAGAGNISLGGALGSTDPLASLNINAGSTTVPGNITTSGNILFNSPLNLTGSGLTTINAGNGSVTSTSDITSAGKDVSILGSSLSLSNIFSNLGSSNSGKIGLTSSTGNIVASGLFSNVSYESGNGGDINVQSAGNINIGNGINTDSSNTSGNVTLQANNGIDVATSISAGSPTATKGGNITLNTSSGNITVGGQLDAIAKTPGNILVTSGGGISIGTTAAPFPSIDIFSPNGLGGNVNLNAQGDINTQGIRTEGTTGGGNITLNSNSGSINFTSGGSVLAGSGNISLTANEINLLGGANSFTGSGNIFLQPNTPSQNITLGGNSDTGTNTLDLTTTDLAAFKNGFNLITIGRNDGNGAIKINNATFQDPVKIQSPIGAGSITATGEIIGTDNASINLLANQKITTDSITTNGNNIDITSNNGGIETTNSVRSASGIRSGNITVKASGDINLSDDFRTGEQLDEVQTAGDISITSGGKISNGSMSAVGNIKSGNITLNAVGDITTGSDAINASSETGQGGNISLTSTNGNIFSGIGLFTQSTLGSNNGGNITVKAAGNVTTGDINAGGDKGGEIQIVSNNGGINTIGGIVCGSYSSCEIDSSGNTGGKITLSAFGNINTGGISSRGSVTAGDVSLTSSNGNIDISHLVFNGLESRGGLDASGTNGGNGGAISVLARNGSITTDFLRSSSSTSTNNPTPGNSGAITLIAKNDINTRSVNSTSFGGNSSFGVSSAGNGGAINIFSTDGSINVSRIASDTAANGGKVGNGGDITLTAKNDIVVTDSVFSGTDGSTTANGGAINFTSTNGTINTEKIDTSSYSSNGFAGNGGAIILNANNSIKAGELNSRSRTASDTTANGGKAGNGGDITLNATNDITTGYVLSGTMGGAIGDGGAINLTSTNGTISTQKIDTSSNSATGFAGNGGAVSLNARTSIKAGELDSSSSTGNGGNVTLDPDNDIEVTSINAQGGTNGTGGNVDITTNRFFRATGTFSDRNNINASISTSGATGSGAVTIRHGGNGNTPFVVGDATSNGTAAAITSSSSNTISPSQSFPGNYTQGNIQLITQEPPQVSTPTKQLPANSPNPEQLAQSINTPPLATNNNSLALIDTAFGEVDEQATRQFDQYLGQSSKTSIKSLADARAALAEIQAKTGVKPAIVYAQFTPSNNASLKDKNKDILDLVVVTAEGKPIRKRLPGVTRAKVLRVAQKFYNQISDVNKAGTTSYLIPAQQLYQWLIAPQEAELQKQGIKNLAFVMDVGLRSIPLAALHDGKQFLIEKYSLGMLPSLSLTDTSYADIKTSQLLAMGASEFTKEQNQSPLQAVPLEVSTIVEKLWHGKFLLNKDFTLENLKGQRRQNPFGMIHLATHVDFVSGNSSKSYIQLYDTKLRLDQVRQLGWNKPPVELLVLSACKSAFGDEQAELGFAGLAVQTGVKSAVASLWYVSDAGTLGLMTEFYSQLKTAPIKAEALRQAQLAMIQGKVRIEGNQLTGTTRGVSLPPQMATYLQQNIIGNLSHPFYWAPFTMIGSPW, from the coding sequence ATGGGTTCTATAGAGTTCAAAGGTGCTGTTGGTGGAATTACACCTTTTAATAACCTACAGATAAATACAGACAATACTAAGCTTGCTAGCAATATTACTGCAAACGGTAATATCAACTTCAATAGTCCAGTTACTTTAACTGGTTCTAATATAGTTGTTAATACCAGCTCTGGCTCAGGGAATATTAATTTCAATAATACAGTTAATGGTGCTGGTAATTTAAGTCTCATTGCTGGCGCTGGCAATATCAGTCTTGGCGGTGCTTTAGGCAGTACAGATCCTCTAGCTAGCCTCAATATTAATGCCGGAAGTACAACCGTCCCAGGTAACATCACTACTAGTGGCAATATTTTATTTAACAGTCCGCTTAACCTGACTGGAAGTGGCCTTACAACTATCAACGCAGGTAACGGTTCAGTTACTTCAACCAGTGACATTACATCAGCAGGCAAAGATGTCTCTATTTTAGGAAGTAGTTTATCTCTGAGTAATATTTTTAGCAATCTAGGTTCCAGCAATAGTGGCAAAATCGGTTTGACTTCCAGTACAGGCAATATCGTTGCTAGTGGTTTGTTCTCTAACGTGTCTTATGAGAGTGGGAATGGCGGTGACATCAACGTTCAATCTGCTGGCAACATTAATATTGGTAATGGAATCAATACCGATAGCAGCAACACCAGTGGTAATGTGACTCTTCAGGCAAATAATGGTATAGATGTTGCAACGAGTATTAGTGCAGGTTCTCCCACAGCCACAAAAGGAGGTAATATTACTCTCAATACTAGTAGTGGAAATATTACAGTTGGGGGACAACTGGATGCGATCGCCAAAACACCTGGTAATATTCTAGTCACTAGCGGTGGTGGAATCTCCATCGGCACAACCGCAGCACCATTCCCATCAATAGATATTTTCTCTCCAAACGGTTTGGGTGGCAATGTCAATCTTAACGCTCAAGGTGATATCAATACTCAAGGTATTCGCACCGAAGGCACTACAGGTGGCGGTAACATTACCCTGAATAGCAATAGTGGCAGCATTAACTTTACCAGTGGAGGTTCCGTTTTAGCTGGTTCTGGAAACATTAGCTTGACTGCTAATGAGATTAACCTACTAGGAGGCGCAAATTCTTTCACTGGCAGTGGTAATATTTTCCTCCAACCCAATACACCCAGTCAAAATATTACTCTTGGTGGAAATAGTGATACTGGCACAAACACCCTAGACTTGACCACAACTGATTTAGCAGCCTTCAAAAACGGCTTTAATCTTATTACTATCGGACGCAATGATGGAAATGGGGCAATAAAAATTAACAATGCCACATTCCAAGATCCAGTAAAAATTCAAAGTCCAATTGGCGCAGGTTCAATAACAGCAACTGGAGAAATTATAGGCACAGACAATGCCTCAATTAATTTGCTAGCAAACCAGAAAATTACCACCGACAGTATTACTACAAACGGCAATAATATCGACATCACCAGCAACAACGGCGGTATTGAAACTACAAATTCTGTCCGTTCTGCTTCTGGTATTCGTTCTGGGAACATCACCGTCAAAGCAAGCGGCGATATTAACTTATCAGATGATTTTAGAACAGGCGAACAATTAGACGAAGTACAAACAGCAGGAGATATCTCTATTACCAGTGGCGGTAAAATCAGTAATGGGAGTATGTCTGCTGTTGGTAATATCAAAAGCGGTAATATTACCCTGAATGCTGTAGGTGACATTACCACAGGAAGTGATGCGATCAACGCTAGTAGTGAAACTGGGCAAGGTGGTAACATTTCCCTGACTAGCACTAACGGCAATATCTTCAGTGGGATAGGTTTATTCACTCAAAGTACTCTTGGTTCTAATAACGGTGGTAATATCACCGTCAAAGCTGCTGGTAATGTTACCACTGGTGATATCAACGCTGGTGGTGACAAAGGTGGTGAAATTCAAATCGTCAGCAATAATGGTGGAATCAACACAATTGGCGGTATAGTCTGTGGAAGTTATAGTTCCTGCGAGATAGATTCATCAGGAAATACTGGCGGTAAAATCACACTCAGCGCTTTTGGTAACATCAATACTGGCGGTATATCATCTCGCGGTTCTGTAACTGCTGGAGATGTTTCCCTGACTAGCAGTAACGGCAATATTGACATCAGCCATCTTGTTTTCAACGGGTTGGAATCTAGGGGTGGCTTAGATGCTTCTGGCACAAATGGTGGTAATGGAGGTGCGATTAGCGTACTAGCTAGAAATGGCAGTATTACCACCGACTTTTTAAGGAGTTCATCATCTACTAGTACCAATAACCCGACTCCTGGTAATAGTGGTGCAATTACCTTAATTGCCAAGAATGATATTAATACAAGGTCTGTAAACAGTACTTCTTTTGGTGGTAACTCGTCCTTTGGCGTTAGTTCAGCAGGTAATGGTGGTGCAATAAACATCTTTAGTACTGATGGTAGTATTAATGTATCTCGCATAGCCTCAGATACAGCAGCCAACGGTGGTAAAGTAGGTAATGGTGGTGATATCACTCTCACTGCTAAAAATGATATTGTTGTCACAGACTCCGTATTTTCCGGCACTGATGGTAGTACAACAGCTAATGGTGGAGCGATAAACTTCACTAGCACTAATGGTACTATCAACACCGAGAAAATAGATACATCATCTTATTCCTCCAATGGTTTTGCTGGTAATGGTGGTGCAATTATTTTGAATGCAAACAACAGTATCAAAGCCGGAGAGTTAAATTCCCGTTCTAGAACAGCTTCAGATACAACTGCCAACGGTGGTAAAGCAGGTAATGGTGGTGATATCACTCTGAACGCTACAAATGATATTACTACAGGATATGTACTTTCTGGCACTATGGGTGGTGCTATAGGTGATGGTGGAGCAATCAACCTTACTAGCACTAATGGTACTATCAGCACCCAAAAAATAGATACATCATCTAATTCCGCCACTGGTTTTGCTGGTAATGGTGGTGCAGTTAGCTTGAATGCAAGAACGAGTATCAAAGCTGGAGAGTTAGATTCCAGTTCTAGCACTGGTAATGGTGGTAATGTAACGCTAGATCCAGATAATGATATTGAAGTTACTTCTATCAATGCCCAAGGTGGAACTAATGGCACTGGCGGTAATGTAGATATTACAACGAATCGCTTTTTCCGAGCTACTGGGACATTTAGCGATCGCAATAACATCAATGCTAGTATCTCCACATCTGGTGCAACTGGTAGCGGTGCAGTCACCATCCGCCACGGCGGTAACGGTAATACACCCTTTGTAGTGGGTGATGCCACCAGCAATGGTACCGCCGCAGCAATTACTAGTAGTTCTAGCAATACCATTTCACCCAGCCAATCTTTCCCTGGTAATTACACTCAAGGCAATATTCAATTAATTACCCAGGAACCACCACAGGTATCAACGCCAACCAAGCAACTACCAGCTAATAGTCCCAATCCAGAACAGCTAGCACAGTCTATAAACACCCCGCCTCTTGCTACTAACAACAATTCTTTAGCTTTAATTGACACAGCCTTTGGCGAAGTAGATGAACAAGCTACACGCCAATTTGACCAATATCTAGGACAATCAAGCAAAACTTCGATTAAAAGTTTGGCAGATGCACGCGCCGCCCTTGCCGAAATTCAGGCAAAAACAGGCGTCAAACCAGCAATTGTCTATGCACAGTTTACTCCTAGCAACAATGCATCGCTCAAAGATAAAAATAAAGACATACTCGATTTAGTCGTTGTGACTGCTGAGGGTAAACCTATCCGCAAGCGGCTTCCTGGGGTAACTAGAGCGAAGGTTTTGCGAGTAGCTCAAAAATTTTACAATCAAATTTCAGATGTTAACAAAGCTGGCACCACCAGCTATTTAATCCCAGCACAGCAACTATATCAATGGCTAATTGCGCCCCAAGAAGCAGAGTTGCAAAAGCAAGGCATCAAAAATCTGGCTTTTGTAATGGACGTAGGTTTACGTTCTATTCCTTTAGCCGCACTTCACGATGGTAAACAGTTTCTCATTGAAAAATACAGTCTGGGAATGTTACCCAGTCTCAGCCTCACTGATACTAGCTATGCTGATATCAAAACCTCCCAACTCTTGGCAATGGGGGCTAGTGAATTTACCAAAGAGCAAAATCAAAGTCCTTTACAAGCGGTGCCTTTGGAAGTTTCTACCATCGTTGAGAAACTATGGCACGGCAAATTCTTACTCAATAAAGACTTTACCTTAGAGAATCTCAAAGGACAACGCCGACAAAATCCTTTTGGGATGATTCACTTAGCAACCCACGTAGATTTTGTGTCTGGAAACTCCAGTAAGTCATACATCCAGTTGTATGATACCAAACTGCGGTTAGACCAAGTACGCCAGTTGGGATGGAATAAGCCACCAGTGGAATTACTGGTTTTAAGTGCTTGTAAATCAGCTTTTGGGGATGAACAGGCGGAGTTGGGTTTTGCAGGGCTAGCTGTACAGACCGGTGTGAAGTCAGCTGTTGCTAGTTTGTGGTACGTCTCGGATGCAGGAACTTTAGGGCTAATGACGGAGTTTTATAGCCAGTTAAAGACTGCACCAATTAAAGCAGAAGCACTGCGACAAGCACAGTTAGCAATGATTCAAGGTAAGGTGCGAATTGAAGGTAATCAATTAACTGGCACTACTAGAGGCGTATCTTTGCCACCGCAAATGGCAACCTACTTACAGCAGAATATCATTGGCAATCTCTCCCATCCGTTTTATTGGGCACCATTCACCATGATTGGTAGTCCCTGGTAA